TGGTGCTGTGGTCGCTGATCACCACCGATGTCGAACTGTCCCGACTGCTGTCTGCAGGCCCTCGCATTGCGGATTTCCTTGGCCGCATGTTCCCGCCGGATCCGACCGTTATGGATGAGATCTGGAAGGGGAGCGCCGAGACGCTGCGGATCGCGATCCTCGGTACTGTCGGTGCGGTGATCCTTTCCGTTCCGCTTGGCATCCTCGCCTCCGAGACGATGGTGTCGGCAACGGTGCACCGGCCGATCCGCACTGTTCTGGCATTTATTCGCGCGATCCCGCTGATCCTGGTGGCAATGCTGATGGTGGGCGCGGTTGGGCTGGGGCCATTGCCCGGCATCATCGCGGTGGCGCTCCACGCGACAGGCATGCTGGCCAAATTCTACGCCGAAGCGATCGATGGTGTGTCCCGCGCTCCGATTTCCGCTTTGGAAAGTGCCGGAGCCGGGCCGTTGCTGCGTTTACGCCATGCGATCTGGCCGCAAATGGCCCCTGTTGTAGCGCGGGACACGATCTTTCGGTTCGAGCTGAACCTGCGCGAGTCTCTGA
This genomic stretch from Pseudosulfitobacter sp. DSM 107133 harbors:
- the phnE gene encoding phosphonate ABC transporter, permease protein PhnE, translating into MRSRNLGGFWAGMLVAGVVLWSLITTDVELSRLLSAGPRIADFLGRMFPPDPTVMDEIWKGSAETLRIAILGTVGAVILSVPLGILASETMVSATVHRPIRTVLAFIRAIPLILVAMLMVGAVGLGPLPGIIAVALHATGMLAKFYAEAIDGVSRAPISALESAGAGPLLRLRHAIWPQMAPVVARDTIFRFELNLRESLILGIVGAGGIGFYIQTYVRSFQYDKAASVTIAVVIMVIAIEGINVALRRRFA